A genomic segment from Ruegeria sp. TM1040 encodes:
- the cobG gene encoding precorrin-3B synthase translates to MSAPAPKVYGWCPGALRPMMSGDGLVVRIRAPMGRLSPEQAGAVAELSARYGNGLLDLSARANLQMRGIQENDHPNLIAALQDLGLVEADANAEARRNILLTPFWRSGDRSHQIAQRLAALLSDATTLDLPGKFGFAVDAGEAPVLQATAADIRIEGDGDRLMLRADGADVALEVTETEAAAQALALARWFLEQGGASEGRGRMHALISRRGAPDTHGADVAKGAPLPAPGLTRNGALVALEFGQIHATTLAALAKHGALRLTPWRMLLVEDARDITPLPDLILGATDPRLHVSVCTGAPGCLQALSQTRDLARDLAPHLQAGTHLHVSGCAKGCAHPRPADVTLTATGTDRFDLIRKGRASDAPLRSDLTARTLRAAPHILTKDT, encoded by the coding sequence ATGAGCGCCCCTGCGCCCAAAGTCTATGGCTGGTGCCCCGGTGCGCTCAGGCCGATGATGTCCGGTGACGGGCTTGTGGTGCGCATTCGCGCGCCTATGGGGCGGCTCTCGCCGGAGCAGGCCGGGGCGGTGGCAGAGCTTTCCGCGCGGTATGGCAATGGTCTCCTAGACCTTTCGGCACGGGCAAACCTGCAGATGCGCGGCATCCAGGAGAACGATCACCCGAACCTCATTGCAGCGCTGCAGGATTTGGGCCTTGTAGAAGCCGACGCCAACGCCGAAGCGCGGCGCAATATCCTGCTCACCCCCTTCTGGCGCAGCGGCGACCGGAGCCACCAGATCGCGCAGCGTCTTGCCGCGCTTCTGTCCGACGCCACAACCCTCGACCTGCCCGGCAAGTTTGGATTTGCAGTGGATGCAGGCGAGGCGCCCGTCTTGCAAGCGACCGCTGCCGACATTCGCATCGAAGGCGACGGCGACCGCCTCATGCTGCGCGCTGATGGCGCAGATGTGGCGCTTGAGGTCACTGAGACTGAGGCCGCGGCCCAGGCCCTCGCACTTGCCCGCTGGTTCCTCGAGCAAGGCGGCGCGTCCGAGGGTCGAGGCCGGATGCACGCGCTGATTTCGCGCCGCGGCGCCCCCGACACGCATGGCGCAGATGTGGCCAAGGGTGCCCCCCTGCCTGCCCCCGGCCTTACCAGAAACGGAGCGCTCGTGGCCCTCGAGTTTGGCCAGATCCACGCAACGACCCTCGCGGCGCTCGCCAAACATGGTGCCTTGCGCCTCACGCCGTGGCGCATGCTGCTGGTCGAAGACGCCCGGGACATCACGCCCCTGCCCGACCTTATTCTGGGTGCGACGGATCCGCGCCTGCACGTGAGCGTCTGCACCGGCGCGCCCGGGTGCCTGCAGGCGCTTTCGCAAACCCGCGACCTTGCCCGCGACCTCGCACCGCATCTGCAGGCAGGCACCCACCTGCACGTCTCCGGCTGCGCCAAGGGCTGCGCCCATCCCCGGCCTGCCGATGTGACCCTGACCGCCACCGGCACAGACCGCTTTGATCTCATCCGCAAGGGCCGCGCCAGCGACGCCCCCTTGCGTTCCGACCTCACTGCGCGCACCCTGCGCGCCGCGCCGCACATCCTGACGAAAGACACCTGA